The window CGCGCCCGACGCGATCAGGTGCAAGAGATCGGCCGGCAGATGCAAGACGTCGAAGGGAATATCTTCGGCGGCAGCGCCGTGACCGGCCCATGCTAACGAAGCAATGAACGCCGCCGAAACCGCCAAGCCAATCCAACGTGCGACGTTTCTCCAGCCGCCGACCTGGACTGCCAGACAGATGCCGATGATAACGAGCAACCCCGCGCGCACTTGCCAATCGATACCGAATTGCGTTTGCGTCAAGACGATGCCGAGCACGCCGCCTTGCAATACGCCGGAAAGCGGTGTGCCGCTCATGTTCGACGACACGTCGAACAGCCACCCGATCCCGCTAAGGAGTGCTACGCACCAACTCGCCCAGGCAAGCACGACGAGCCGGCGATCGATGCGTTCCGGCAATGTGCGCGCGATCAAGCACCAAAAGACAAAGGAGCCTTCGAGCGACGCGGTCGCTGCAAAATGCAGCGTCCGCGTCACGATCAGGAAAGCATCCATGCCGGCTTAGCCCTTGCCGACGTGAAAGCTATAGTCGCCCTGCGTCCGATGCGTGTCGACCGACAGGACGTGCCACTGGACTTTGTAGGTGCCGACGTCCAATGTTTTCAGCTTGACGTCGAGTTCGAATTTGTTGCCCGAATCGATTTGCGCGGGACCATCGTTGACGGGCGCGCCCGATTTGTCGGTTACCGTCACCGAGCTGAACGCGGGTTCAAGCTGCTGAGTGAACCACAGATGGATGACGGCAGGCGAAGTTGGAACCGTGCTGCCGACGGCAGGATCCGAATGATCGAGAAACGCGTGCGCCCCCGCGCAAACCGGAGAAAGTAGCAATGCGGCGACCGCAATGCTCAGAACGGCACGTATGATCGTCATTGTTTCTCACCCCAAAGATCTTTGTTGATGATAGGTTTTCCGAAGAAGTCTTTGTAGGCAAAGTCATCGAGGAACAGGTGGAATTGGAGCACGTAACCGACGCCCTGTTGCATTCGTGTCGTCGAATTGGAAGGCAATAGCGCTTCCACGCCGACTTGCCAGGTGTTGGCCTCGTACAAGATTCCGGGAGCGATCGTCCCCGTAGGCGGTCCGCCGTTATCGACGTTCGTCATCGAAAATTCGACCAGTGGGATCAAGCGGCCAACCCATCGCGGCACGTTGAGCGCCTTGATGTGTTGCATCTGATACGGCATCGAGTATTGCAGTGACGCAGAATACGCCCACGCGTTTGGGCTCGCGAGTGGTGAATCGGAGAAGATGCGACTTACTTCGCCGGTGACGGCAAACGGACGCCAGAAATCGCTCTTTAGATCGCCAAGTCCCTTGCCGACGTAAAACGTCGGCGCAGTGCTGCTAACAGTGTCGATCGCGCCGGCGCCGCTCAATTGCTTCGAGCCTGTACCGATGATCTCTCGCACGACGCCGACAGACCATGCGAGCTCGTGCTTATCGATGCACGGGAGCTCGTCTTTCAGCGTAATCGTGATGTTGTCCCAGCCGTTTTGGGCAGGTCCGGGATTGCCTTGCTGGATGTAGTCGCCGTTGACTGCGAAACCGAGATCTTGCGTGATGCTCTTGTCCCATTCGTAACCAATCGTCGTACTTTGGCTCGCTGGGCTTGGGATATGCTGAATCGTGGGCAACGAAAACTCGTTTCCGACACCGGGATCGTCCATGGTGAGGGTTGCGGGAAAGACGCGGTCGCCGCAGATAACGTGAGCCTGTGCGGCGCTACGCGCAACGAGAAAGAATGCGATGAACGCGGCCGTGGTGACGGCACGCATAACGGCGGTATACACCGAAAGACTCCTCCGATCGAAATGTGTGAGTACGGCGCGCTACGGCGCCAATCGATCAGAGGAAGATTGGCGGTGCGCGGCTTGCGCGGCGTCGCGCGAGCGGATCGAGACGATAAGCGAGGACGGTCGCGAGGCCGAGGTCACGTAGGACAGGGGTGCGTCCCCGGGACGCCGCTAGCCGTGCAAATGCCTCACCAATGCGCGCGAGGATCGGTTCGAGTAGGCGCCGCGCGATCGCGGTGACTGCTGCGCACGCGACGCCGAGAATCAACCCGATGGCACCACTGACCCAGCAGTGACAGCCGTCGATCTCAGGCAAACCCGCGAGCGCTCGATCCGCGCACAAATCGTACGCGTAGAGCATGCCGGTCGCGCCGGCGGTCACGATCAGGCCGAGTACCCATGGCGAGCACGTCCGGACCCAACGGCGAAGCATGATTAGGTATTACGGCGAAAGACCATCCGTGGCCTACGACGCCTTATTCCTTGGCGCGTTTTTCGGTGTGCTCATCGCCGTGGGTTTGTACCACGCGTTGATGTACGTCCTATTACGTAATCGAGAACTGCTCGCGTACGCGGTGTATGTCGCGGCGCTGGTGGCCGAGGAAATGGTGCGCACCGGCTTCGCCGCCGATTTTCTGCTGACGGGGACGACGCCGCCGCTCATCTCGTCCCTCACGTTTTCATTTCTCGCGATTGCCTCGTTCTGGTTCTTCACGTCGTTCCTTCAGATGCGCGAACGCGCTCCGCGCAGCTATCGCGCGATCGGTATTCTCACCGGCGTCGTCGTTGCGCTCAACCTAACGCTTGGTCCGTTTGGCGGCGCAGGCGTCTCGACACTGATCCAACTGCTATCGCTGCTGACGCTCTTCGCGGTGTTCGCCGTTGCCGTCGATCAGATACGGCGCGGCGATCGTACCGCGCGCTACTTCATCATCGCGTTTTGCGGCGTGTTGTTCGGCGCCATGCTCTTTGTGCTCGGGAAGATCTTTTGGCCGCAGACATTCCTCGTCAAGATCGGCTTCGAGCTCGGCACCGCGTTCGAGGCGGTCGCTCTGGCGCTCGGCCTTGCGGATCGGATTCGCCTCGCCAATGAGGAACGCGACGTCGCCCAGCGCCGGATATTGGAAGAGACGCGCAGTCTCAATGTTGCTTACGCGCGTTTTGTGCCGCGCGAGTTTCTCGAGCTTCTCGGCAAGGACGATGTACGCGAGGTTCGCCTGGGCGAAGCGGTCCAGCGCGAAATGAGCGTGCTCTTCAGCGATATCCGTTCGTTCACGTCAATCTCCGAGAAGATGACGCCGCGCGAGAATTTCGATTTTCTCAACGGCTATCTCGAACGCGTCGGACCGATCGTGCGTCAATATCGCGGTGTGATCGACAAATATATCGGGGATGCGATCATGGCTCTGTTCGCGGGAACCAACTCCGACGACGCGCTCCGCTGCGCGATCGGACTGCAGCGCGAGGTGGCGGCAATCGACGTCGAGCGGGTCGCCGCAGGCTTGCCGCCGATTGCGATCGGCGTGGGCCTTCACACCGGCGCCCTGATGCTCGGAACGATCGGCGAGAGCGAGCGAATGGACGGCACCGTCATCGCCGATGCCGTCAATCTTGCCTCGCGGGTCGAGGGGCTGACCAAAAACTACGGAGCGGCTGTGCTGCTAACCGAGCAAACGCGCGAACGGCTGGCGGATCCCTCGCGATACAGCCTGCGCCACCTCGGCCGGGTTGCCGTAAAGGGCAAGGCCCATGGGGTCGGTCTGTATGAGGCCTGCGACGCCGATGCTCCGCCGGCGCTGGAGGCCAAGGTCGCGACCCTCGGCGAGTTCGACGCAGCGGTCGAGGCGCTGGGTGCCGGCCGGTTCGAGGAAGCGCAGAGTATATTCGGCCGGGTCCTCGAGGGGAGCCCGGGGGATGCCGCCGCCGCCTACCTTCAGAAGCGCGCTCAGGCACTCCGAAATGCCGGTGAACCATGGGACGGAGTCGACCATGTAACGACCAAGTGACCGGCCTTGACCCCTCCGTAGGCCCGTGATACGATACCGGCCTATGCCGCTCGGCTAGTGCCAAGCGCCGATGAAGCGAGGTCCTCTATTCGAGGTGGGGAGACCTTGCCTTTTTGCGTTGTGGTGCAGTCAGGCGATTCGGCGGCAACCGCGGTGAGCGGACCGGTCTTTATAACGAAGAGTAGATGGCGACAAAGGCGACAACGAGCACACCAAAGACGAAGACTGCCAGCCCCAAGACCCGGAGCAAGAAAAAGGCAGACGGAGCGACCGGAAACGGTTCAACCGCTACACTTCCGATTGCGACGTTCCAGGTAAACGCGGAAGCGTTTACCGTTCCGACGGCGCCGGATCCGGGGCCTAAGCGCGACCGTCACGGGTTCGCGAAGATTCCGAACGTTCTCGACCTTCCCGATTTGATCGAGCTTCAGAAAGCTTCGTTCAAATGGTTTATCGGCGATGGTCTGCGTGAAGCGTTCGATTCGATTTCACCGATCAAAGATTTCACCGGTAACTTGGTGCTCGAATTCGGCGAGCACAGTTTGGGTGAGCCGAAGTATTCGGTCGAGGAATGCCGCGAGCGAGACATGACGTATAGCGCACCCTTGCGCGTGCGCGTGCGCTTGATTACGGCAGAGTCGGGCGAAATCAAAGGCATTCCCGACCAAGAAATCTTCATGGGCGACTTCCCGCTCATGACCGACAAGGGTACGTTCATGATCAACGGCGCCGAGCGCGTGATCGTGAGCCAGCTCGTACGCTCGCCGGGCGTGTACTTCTCACAGGACGTTGACACGAACAATCGCCCGGTTTTCAACGGGACGATCATCCCAAATCGCGGCGCTTGGATAGAATTCGAAACCGACAACGGTACGAAGAACGACGAGACCGAGGGTACGATCGGCGTTCGGATCGACAAGAACCGCAAGATCTACGTCTCGACGTTCATTCGCGCGCTCTCGAAGCCCGAGATGGGCCACAACTGGGAGAGCGATGAAGCGATTCTCGAGCTCTTCGACAACTCGCCCGTCGTTCGTAACTCGATCGACAAAGACAGCGACGTCAAGACGCACGAAGACGCGCTGAAGGAAATCTATAAGAAGCTGCGGCCCGGCGAGCCCGAGAACGCGGAGAACGCCGAAAAACTGCTCGAGTCGTTGTTCTTCGATGAGAAGCGCTACGATCTGGCCGGCGTCGGCCGTTACAAGCTTTCGGGCAAGCTCGAACGCGACTATAACGATGCGCACGTCGCGATTCCCAGCATCGAGAAGAAGTGTTTGACGCGCGAAGACATGGTCGCCGTCGTTCGCCGGCTGATCAAAGTCGTCGAGCGCCGCGCCAAGGTCGACGACATCGATCACCTCGGCAACCGCCGCATCCGTTCGGTCGGCGAGCTGCTGCAGAATCAGTTCCGCGTCGGCCTGCTGCGCCTCGAGCGCGTCGTGCGCGAGCGCATGACCGTTCAAGACATCGAAACGGTCACGCCACAAGCGCTGATCAATATCCGGCCGGTCGTTGCCGCGATCAAAGAGTTCTTTGGTTCCAGCCAACTCTCGCAGTTCATGGACCAAACGAATTCGCTCGCCGAGCTGACCCACAAGCGCCGTCTCTCGGCGCTTGGACCGGGTGGTCTTTCTCGTGAACGTGC of the Candidatus Baltobacteraceae bacterium genome contains:
- a CDS encoding adenylate/guanylate cyclase domain-containing protein, with the translated sequence MAYDALFLGAFFGVLIAVGLYHALMYVLLRNRELLAYAVYVAALVAEEMVRTGFAADFLLTGTTPPLISSLTFSFLAIASFWFFTSFLQMRERAPRSYRAIGILTGVVVALNLTLGPFGGAGVSTLIQLLSLLTLFAVFAVAVDQIRRGDRTARYFIIAFCGVLFGAMLFVLGKIFWPQTFLVKIGFELGTAFEAVALALGLADRIRLANEERDVAQRRILEETRSLNVAYARFVPREFLELLGKDDVREVRLGEAVQREMSVLFSDIRSFTSISEKMTPRENFDFLNGYLERVGPIVRQYRGVIDKYIGDAIMALFAGTNSDDALRCAIGLQREVAAIDVERVAAGLPPIAIGVGLHTGALMLGTIGESERMDGTVIADAVNLASRVEGLTKNYGAAVLLTEQTRERLADPSRYSLRHLGRVAVKGKAHGVGLYEACDADAPPALEAKVATLGEFDAAVEALGAGRFEEAQSIFGRVLEGSPGDAAAAYLQKRAQALRNAGEPWDGVDHVTTK
- a CDS encoding copper resistance protein CopC; this translates as MTIIRAVLSIAVAALLLSPVCAGAHAFLDHSDPAVGSTVPTSPAVIHLWFTQQLEPAFSSVTVTDKSGAPVNDGPAQIDSGNKFELDVKLKTLDVGTYKVQWHVLSVDTHRTQGDYSFHVGKG